The DNA segment ACATCCACGTCGTAGGCTACTCCTacccactaccactacctATAGATTATCATATCCCAaactatcatcatcctcctacAATAGTTCGACATATAACCTAtaacctctccaccaccaccaccaaatAATCCAAAATCCAAAAAGAGAATATCGAAATTATCGGTTAGATTTAGCTACTctctcaagctcatccttcttcttgatagcgTAAGAGTTGGAAGAACCTTTAGCGGCGTTGACGAGCTCGTCGGCGAGACATTCGGAAACGGACTTGGAGTTCTTGAAGGCTGATTCTCTGGTACCGACGGTTAAGAGGGAGACGGCTTGGTTGACTCGTCGGAGGGGGGAAACATCGACGGCTTGTCTTCGGACGGTACCCTGGGATCCGATTCGGGTGGAGTCTTCTCGGGGACCGGTGTTGACGATGGCGTCGACTGATAGTATTAACACGGGTTAGTCATGCTGTGTCTACGCAGTGGAGAGACATggcaagaagggaaaggtTTGTCGATAGACATGAGGTAGAAGGAAcagaaagagagaaaaaCTCACCCAACACTTGGATAGGGTTTTGCTCAGtgacgaggtggatgatctcaAAGGCGTGTTGGACGATTCGGACGGCCATGATCTTTTTACCGTTGTTTCGGCCGTTCATCATGAGGCTGTGGTAGACGGGTAGAATCAGCATTGATGATCGATCGATACTTGCTTTCTCTGCGTATTCGCATTCCTTTCCAGCAACAGCATGCCAAACCACCACTCACGCGTTGACAAGTCGCTCAACAATGGGCATTCGTCCCTTGGCGAATTGCTTCTTGGCATATCGACCGGCGGTGTGGGCTATGTGATGCAGGAGGGACTGTCAGCATCGATTGACTCTGATATGCAATATTCGATTATTTGGTGTAAACGGAATATCCAACTCACGAACGTAAACAGCGTGGTTGACGTTGATGTAGTCGGTAAGGGAGATATCCTTGACCTCAACACTGTGGTGAACGAGGAATTAGCATGATATTCTTGTCCATCTATTgtcctttctccttcttcgtgccctcttatccttctcctaATGACCATCTTAAGATCCTCCATATCGTAGTGATTCCTCCTATGCAGACagccctcttcttccaatccaaTCCTCCAGATCTACACCCCCCTGATATGATGAgacatatcactcacccctcagaGTCCCACTTTCCGAAAAGCTTAACGGAACCCTCTGAAGCTACTTTAGCAACATCGTTAGGAAGAGTTTGAAGAGCCATCTTGATCAAATCCTCCTTTTTTAATTTATCCAGTCCTTCTAAATCGATTCGAGGTGATATATCGAGTCGGAATGAAGGTCGACTGATGTGTTTTGTAGTGAGTGATAGCTTAAGGCTTGAAGGATAGGTCTGCACTTGACAGTTGTCCACTTTGATATTCGATATACTGCAACTGCTACTGCCAGTCAGTGATGCCAATGCCAAACCTCGAATCCTCAAACTCACCGAAGCACTGGATGGTCGATACCTTGATGGACCGGAAAATCGCGGCGTTATAGCTCCTACCTTGCTGAGAGAaatgggagaggggaatTAGTGGCAAGAGGCTTAAGACCGATTCTTAAAACCGATGTTGTGATACGTAAGCAGTTGGCTGTCGGATATCGCCGCCTCTGTTTATCGATGCATCCTTATCGAAGAACAGCACAGTCATCTGCAGACGGGAGCGTTCTTTGGTGAATGACTATTCCTATGGTGTTCTCGTCTCCATATAACTGATCGTGGCTCACTTGTCAGAGAATCGCAAAAAGGCCATGACATTGCTGAACGTGAGCCTTGTCTATGGTGTTCTCGAAATACGATTTACTATATACGCTTTGCATTGCTTTGCAAGTTTCTGATTGATACTTGTTGTTTGGGCCTTCCCAACGCTGATCGCTggctcatgctcatcatctctcaatGATTCGTATCAGATGTATAGTTCGACTCGCTCTAAATTGTATCAATCGGTCTCCTCGCGAGCGTTGCTTATACTTTGTTTGTTCATGCTTTGCGTTGGGGTGAACGATGAGCAATGTTCGCCCTCTCCGTTCGCGACATGTTTGTGCAGTCTGCAATCGAGAGCAAAGAGATATACATGATAGGGATCAGACAAACAATATCTGATTCCCGATGTTGATACTTGTCACAAAGGCAATATGAAACTAAAGGGGTGTAGTCTACGACAGTAgagcgaagagaaggaagtcaCACGTTCAGGTATCCAAATTGTGCATCCGGACAAAATCAACTGTTAGTTGTGGTGCTATCACCAAGCCGCATTGATCTGTCGCTGTTTGGCGCCCGCTGAATGATGATGTCAACGCCCATGATCAACGCATGCACTGGTTGATCCAACTTTCATAACTGCCAATGAGGGTTTACCCTTATAAATTCGCTGTCCAGCATTCGGAACAACCCGGAACCAATCAAGGAATGTGCCTACCAAGCGGAGTTTCACGAAACGCCGTTGCTAGCGTACCGACCATCCTGAATGAGGCATTTCCGAGTCCTGTTATATCCACTCCACCTCATAGGGCAAAACATCCTTGCTGCACTGAGCACTACAGACTCAGCAAAAGGGTTTTCTCGTTAtcctcatatcatcatactctCTTGACTTTATTCAGCATTGTTGTACAAaaacctcttctctcttaGCTCATACTCCCCACTCAGCTACCATGTCCGTCCTCCGAGCCTCTCGATCAGTCGTAGCCCCCCTCTCTTTCAAGAGGTTCGCATCTACCATCTCCGTCCAatcgacctcttccaacctcaccGGTGGATCTTTGGGTAACATCGAAGCTTCATGGAAAGGTTTGAGTGCCGAGAACCAATATGAGATTTACCAACAGCTCGAGCAGATCCAAAAGAAGGACTGGAAGGAGTTGACcctcgatgagaagaaagctggTGAGTCGACTGCATCCCCTCAGTATCGCTATCGCTATGAAAGCAGAAAACGCGTAtagggaagggaaggagggataTCATTAAAATGTAATTGGATGATAATCATATCCGGCTCGTTCCGGGTCAATCAACCTGCTTTGCGGAGGATCAACATAACATCTGGGGATCAACATTGATCTTCAAGTGCGAGTTGGAATGCATAGAACGGGTCTTGGATCTTGCAAAGATGTCGAGGATGCatacagatgagatggaggatcGTATGTGGGGAGGAAGAATTGACGCAGGgatacttcctcttccctgGGCTCCACTTATAATTCCCACGCTACTCATTGGTCCTCCTCTCTCGTTGCGATGTTGGTCAATATCATGAAAGATCTTATGCTGACGATATCGATCTCTTCTCGTCCTATATTAACCCTCTCCCCGTTCTACTCGACCACCATTTCTTTTCCATACAACTTGTACCTCTCCCCTCGACTTCAACCAGCCTACTTCGTCGCTTTCGGTCCTCACGGTCCCCGAACACCCGTCAACGAGAAAGGCCACGGTATCAAAGTCTTTGCCGGTGTACTCGCTGCCGTCGGTGCCGCTTACGGTACTTTGTTATTCGTCCGAAGCCAAGGTGGGTTTCGGTGCACTGCTATCCCTCATATGATGGTCGGGGTGTCATGGGGAGTATGACCGCTAATTTCTGTGACGATGCTATagcccctcctcctcccgctaCTATGACTCAAGAATACCAAGACAAGATGACAGAATACATGAGAAGCCAAAACATGAACCCTATCGTGAGTCATCTTGCTTGCctatctctcatcatcccatctgGTGCTGATGTGTCCGCTTCCTCGACTTCAGTCCGGTGTCTCCTCCGACCCCAAGAAAACCATGAGACAATAGATATCTCTATAATGCTCTATAACATATCCGGATGGAACGCATGGATGTTAATCAAGCTTTGAGAGATGTTGCATGTGCATTGGCAGGGCAGTCGCTTGGCATCGCCTTTCGAAGGTCTTGATAGGACTGACACGGCAGATCATATGAGAAATCTTTCATCAGATCTACGGTCATCCGATCTCCACGTGTGAGCTTGACCGCTGTAGGAACATGCGAAGTCGGTTAAGCGTTATTATCCACCGACCTTCCAACTCTTTTCGATCGTGGTTTGCGTTGCTTCTCTTGCGCACTACACAGAAAGCTCTGCACGTACACGATAGGGAGTGCACGTCGATTGTTTGGACCACGGCTAGATGACAGCGAGCTAGCCACACCAGAACGAGGTAAAATTCATGCTTAAGTGGATGCAATACGATAACGTAATGTAACTGATAATACTAACGTAAAAATTCTCGAAGCTAAGACTGACTAGTCCATATTCATTACCATTTCTACAGTATTCCTCTCGATTGTCATGCTGGATAAATGTATCTGTCTTTGCCTTGGCTCTCATCTGCTCCGCTTCTAGTGGTCTACTGACTCGCTGTAAGCTGATACAAAGGAATGTTAGCGGGTGCAAGGACTTATAAGGTTTCATGTGTGAGGTGGAGTGAACGAAGGCCTCCAACGTGTGTGTCATACCATGCTGATGTGTTTGCGTGAGTGATTCGTCCCGAACATACACGATGTCGTCTAAATCCACATCTCCTTTCTGACTTCATCATCGGTCTTCCTTCGAAGTCTTGTTTTCCGTAACCAATATTGATTGACCTGATACAATATCCAGAACACTGGATTGAGATGCACCACCTTTTATCTGGCGCAATCAGTATCGCCGAGGTAAAGTACAGCTAGAAACAAATTAATACGACTGACCTTAATCTATGGAAGACCTACGTCCCTTGATCAGACAATCTTCCATCTACCCCTGTATAGGTAATCACCTCAACCCTAAGGAGGAATGCCAATCATCGCTCCATTAGGTTTAACCCCTTCCGCAACCCATTCATCCAAAGGTGGATCGTATGAAAGGATGACATCACACGGCCCTTTCATTGTTTCCTTTCATCTATCCATACCAACATGCCCATCCAGCCTCGGGATAGGGTATATAAGTGGGTCACTCTATGAAAAACTGATTGAGGGAagatcattcattcatttaACTTATTATATATTGAAAAGACGATCGTTTCGCCCAGGAAGGCCATACCCATTATTATTACTACTTTACTTTGTTCTTGTAAACAAAGCTTTTAAAATCTATATCTACTTGACTACCCTACTATACCTACCGAGTAGACACCATCACGATGTTCTATCTGAACTCACTCTTACCTCTCCTTGTTCTATCCGCTTCATCCGGATTAGCTAACCCTCTACCCCAAAGTCAATCCCAATCTACCACGGACACCCTTGCCTCTTCAACTGCCGAGAGCCCCGCCAGCTCTACAGCATCTGGTTATCCCACTTCCATTGCCGCGGAATCATTGACCCAATCtaccgatacctcctcctcctccgccgcTTCTTCAGCATCCGGGTCGGACTCGGGATCTTCAGTAGTAGCCGTCCAAACCGGCACTGAGACCTCTTCAGCAGCCTCAGGAAGCCAATCCCCAGCCGACATCTACAGCCACGATACTCTCGAAGGCGTCCAGCTCAAATCTGACTCATGGAAGGACAAGTGCCTGTCCCCCGATCCGAGGGAGGAACTCCGAGCGGGTATGCCAGTAGACTTGTACCCCTGTGTGAACGTCACCGATCCCACTTACAATGCCAGAGCATGGAACGTCGTTCCGGGTGCTGGTGCCCTCGTCGTCACTGGAAGCGATTTCGCGTTGGATGCTGGAGGTGTCGATGCTGGAGTCAACTCATCCTTGGTTGTAAGTCCAGATGACAGCACGCCAAGTGGAATTGACATGCTGATCAACAATTGCATGGGGGGGGGATAGTTGAAAAAATCCGAGAACTGTAGTCCCCTTCAATCGTGGTACGCCACCAACGACATGAGAATCGCCATCACCGGCTCAGGGATCTGTCTGACAGATGATAGAGATCTGGACGGTACTGGACCTGACACAGATCTGGGTGTCGTCCTGTATAACTGTACAGACCAGAATACCGATCAAAGTGAGTCCCGTCGGGGTCATCATACACGATAAGATTTTGTTCTCTTGACATTTACTGATTGGTGTCCTCATAGTGTTCTTGACTATCAACGCGACCGACCAAACCCACGTTCCCATCCGACCCGTTCGATCCGATTATACTCCCGGAGTTGATCTGCCTTCGACCTCGCCCAATGCCCTCGCCGCTGTTCAGACCGACTCCAATACCAACGTCACTGGAACAGCTTCCACGGCTTCTGCTGTCTATGCCACCGACTCTGCTACGAGTGCGACCGCGTATCCATCTTCCGCCGTGTCCGTTTCTTCTGTAGTCGCCGTGGACACCGACTCGGATACTGCCACTGGTACTACCAGTCAATATACCTCGGTCTTCATTTCTGTACCTACAGGCTCAGCCACTGGCTCAGCTACAGACTCAGCTACAAACTCAGCTACAGGTTCAGCCACAGACTCAGCTACCGATTCAGCTACCAGcacccaatcatccatctctacTTCTGAATCTGGCTCCGAGTCTGGCTCTACCTAAAGTGATATCACGCTGTAATAGCTACGCCACACTTGTTCTGCCGTTTCTATATCCAAACATTGTACCCTTATACACTTTAGACTTGAATGCTTTCTGAGCGAGAACACAAGTACATGGATGCCACCCTTGTAGCTCACTAGTTTCAAAATACATATATCACATGCATGATTGATACCTCCTCTTTCGCAATTTAGCCATTTATCTATTGTCAAGACGATAAGTGATGACGTGGAAGACGAACAAAGGAATCTGAGTTGAGCGAGTGATTTCATCAGTGCATACTCATAATCCAACCTCTTTCGTGGTTTTACACATATATGCAATAACATCCTCTAATACACGTATATACAGGAGTCGAAACCTACAGTCAGACGGACCAGATCGGTGGTTGCTGTGAGAAATACTCAGCTCCCTTATCGCCTTTCTTTTGCCCATGCGACGAATCTACGCGGCATGGTTGATCCTCCTACTTCACTTACCTGGTGTATGGTGCATGTCGGAacagaggagggaagagctTAGAGTGGAGACCGCTTCTGTGAGCTGAATATCCACTATGCACCATAGGCAACCTATCAGCTGATGCCGCCCACCTGTTACAGCTGTTCAAGCATGGTTATGAAGGGTATATGAAGTATGCCTATCCAGCTGTGAGTGGTCTTCTTCCGCTCGCGCAACGACGAGAACGGTGCTGTGCTATGCTTGACTCTCATATACCCTCTCTTTTTTCCACGCCCAACATATTCTCATATTGATATTTATCATTCAAATGCACAGGATGAGCTACGTCCCCTCTCATGCGGTCCGTTACACCGCGATCCCGACCCAAACAACATAGGCATCAACGACATCCACGCCAATGTCTCCATGACGCTCCTGGACGTACTAtcgtccctccccctcatccatccttcagCATTCCCCAAAGCAGTTCAGCTCGTAGCCGAAAAGGTATCCTTCGATCAGGATGTCAAAGTCCAGGTGTTCGAACTGACCATCAGAGCTTTGGGAGCGTTATTATCGACTTATCAGACTTTGGATGACCTCCCGGATGATCCTTCCGAGCAGTTCACGGCCCTGGGCCTGAGTGACGAGGGATCCTTGTTGAGCTGGTCCAAGAAGAGTACGGTGGATGTGAAGCAGTACAAAGGGAGGATACTGGAATTAGCACATGATCTGGGGAAAAGGCTTTTACCAGCTTTCGACACTATTACGGGTATACCGTATGCCAGGGTGAACCTGAAATATGGGGTATTGAAAGGAGAAAGCATAGAGACGTGTGAGTTTACACTTGTATTCTGATAGAGGGCACGAGCTAAAGATATATATGGCAAGGTACCGCAGGAGCCGGGAGTTTGCTCCTTGAATTCGCACTTTTATCCCGTCTTACCAACGACGATCGATTCGAACGTCTCGCACATTCTGCGTACCTCGCTTTATGGAATAGGAGATCAGCACAGAATCTATTAGGTAATACTATAGGAACTCATGGACACTGGTTGGCACCTGGTATGAGCGGGGTCGGAGCGGGGATGGACAGTTTTTTCGAGTATGGTGTGAAAGCTGGAGTGATGCTTGGTATGTTTTACCCCACTCCCTTAGCTGTCGAGTCTTGCTGATATTAGTTGTAAAGACGATGATACGTATAATGATATATTTTACGACTCTTACGCTGCGATACAAACTTACATACGGACGAATGACGGATTCATCGTGAGTTGGCTGTGCCGGTACCGAATTGAAGTGAATAAGAGCTTACTGAATGAATGGGGTTATGTAGTATCGACCGATCCAAACCAGACTCCTGCAACCTGCTAATCCATCGACCATCGACTCTCTATCGGCGTTCCTACCTGCCATGCAGGTCTTGGCGGGGGACGTCGTATCAGCAATAAAATCTCATCTTGTATTTTGGAATCTTTGGAGAAAACATGATGCGATGCCTGAATCGTGGTTATGGCAGGAAAGGAAGACTGAATGGACTGGATATCCTGGCAGACCCGAATTTATAGAATCTACCTATTACCTCTATCAAGTACgtctttcacctcgtcacACGAGTTtcatccagctgatccatACCTCGTACGCAGGCGACAAAAGACCCCTTTTACCTCCGAGTCGGCGAAAAGATCCTGAGCGATCTGAAAAAGCGGACAAAGACCAAATGCGGTTTTGCGACCCTCAAAAATGTCATGACAGGAG comes from the Kwoniella bestiolae CBS 10118 chromosome 2, complete sequence genome and includes:
- a CDS encoding 40S ribosomal protein uS7 → MALQTLPNDVAKVASEGSVKLFGKWDSEGVEVKDISLTDYINVNHAVYVPHTAGRYAKKQFAKGRMPIVERLVNALMMNGRNNGKKIMAVRIVQHAFEIIHLVTEQNPIQVLVDAIVNTGPREDSTRIGSQGTVRRQAVDVSPLRRVNQAVSLLTVGTRESAFKNSKSVSECLADELVNAAKGSSNSYAIKKKDELERVAKSNR